One genomic region from Bradyrhizobium icense encodes:
- a CDS encoding tripartite tricarboxylate transporter substrate binding protein BugD has product MRKIILAAIAVLAFGGVAAAQNFPSRPVTIIVPFSAGGPSDAMARILAERMKVTLGEQVLVENVTGAGGSVGVGRAVRSPPDGYTISFGHLGTHVANGAVYKLGYDLVTDLEPVALLPSNPMIIVSKKAVPATSLKEFVAWLKAQPTAPTAGTAGAGSGSHIAGVYFESITGIKLQYVPYRGTGPAMNDLVAGQIDMIVDQTSNSIGQVRAGNIRAYAVTDSKRVESASDIPTVDEAGLPGFHMTLWSGLWVPKGTPKDVVAKLNAATVDALNDPAVRKQLENLGLQMPPKDKLTPEALGAWQKAEIAKWWPMIKAANVKVD; this is encoded by the coding sequence ATGCGAAAGATCATTCTGGCCGCGATTGCAGTGTTGGCGTTCGGCGGTGTTGCGGCAGCGCAAAACTTTCCGTCGCGCCCCGTCACCATCATCGTGCCGTTCTCCGCCGGCGGTCCCTCGGATGCGATGGCACGGATTCTGGCCGAACGCATGAAGGTTACGCTCGGCGAGCAGGTCCTGGTCGAGAACGTGACGGGGGCGGGCGGATCGGTCGGCGTCGGCCGCGCGGTGCGTTCGCCGCCTGACGGCTACACGATCAGCTTCGGCCATCTCGGCACCCACGTCGCCAACGGCGCGGTCTACAAGCTCGGTTACGATCTCGTCACCGACCTCGAGCCGGTCGCGCTATTGCCGAGCAATCCGATGATCATCGTCAGCAAGAAGGCGGTGCCCGCAACCTCGCTGAAGGAATTTGTGGCGTGGCTGAAAGCGCAGCCGACGGCGCCGACGGCAGGCACGGCCGGCGCCGGATCTGGTAGCCATATCGCCGGGGTCTATTTCGAGAGCATTACCGGCATCAAGCTTCAGTATGTGCCGTATCGCGGCACGGGACCGGCGATGAACGATCTCGTCGCCGGCCAGATCGATATGATCGTCGACCAGACATCGAACTCGATCGGGCAGGTGCGCGCCGGTAACATCCGCGCCTATGCCGTCACCGACAGCAAGCGCGTGGAATCCGCGTCCGACATCCCGACCGTGGACGAAGCGGGATTGCCGGGATTCCACATGACGCTCTGGTCCGGCCTCTGGGTACCCAAGGGTACGCCGAAGGACGTGGTTGCAAAGCTGAATGCGGCGACGGTGGATGCGCTGAACGATCCTGCGGTGCGCAAGCAGCTCGAAAATCTCGGCCTGCAGATGCCGCCGAAGGACAAGCTCACGCCCGAAGCGCTCGGCGCCTGGCAGAAAGCCGAGATCGCAAAATGGTGGCCGATGATCAAGGCCGCCAACGTCAAGGTGGATTAG
- a CDS encoding hemolysin family protein: MPTDDGSLVNILGILSIIVLVVANGFFVASEFSLVAIRRSRVGQLVTGGRMNARALQRAITRLDYNLAACQLGITISSLALGWIGEPALAHLIEPLLVGPLGSGSTFGAHAIAIAIAFVILTMLHIVLGELAPKSLALQRTEITALLIVRPLVLFGFLFKPAIVCLNGLGNSVLRLAGLRPASEQETIHSPDEIKLLVAETEAAGLLARAQRNVVERIINITSREVCDIMTPRTDIDWTDANDSRDEVLRAVRECCHEHVVVSRGSLDEIVGVIRKQDLLDQALDGEPLDPLAAIQQPLVLPESIPVLHAIERFKAQPARVGVIVDEYGTLQGIVTRTDLLEAIAGDLPDVDEDPAVLEQQDGTFLLDGKVAADEVLMRLNIGRRPEGDFHTLAGFAIALLGRIPAVGDQLAWEGWRFRIVDMDGPRISKVLASRDSDPPSTRPL, translated from the coding sequence ATGCCCACGGACGATGGCAGTTTGGTCAACATACTTGGAATCCTCTCGATCATCGTACTCGTCGTTGCTAATGGCTTCTTCGTTGCGTCCGAATTTTCCCTCGTTGCGATACGCCGAAGCCGGGTAGGCCAGTTGGTCACCGGCGGCCGCATGAATGCTCGGGCGCTGCAACGAGCCATTACTCGGCTCGACTACAATCTTGCGGCGTGCCAGCTTGGCATCACGATTTCCTCGCTGGCGCTGGGCTGGATCGGCGAGCCGGCCCTGGCGCACCTGATCGAGCCACTATTGGTTGGGCCTCTTGGATCCGGCTCGACGTTCGGCGCTCACGCGATTGCCATCGCGATTGCATTCGTCATCCTTACGATGCTGCACATCGTGCTTGGCGAACTTGCGCCCAAGAGCCTCGCGCTGCAGCGGACAGAGATAACCGCGCTCCTGATCGTGCGACCGCTCGTGCTGTTCGGATTCCTGTTCAAGCCAGCCATCGTGTGCTTGAACGGGCTGGGCAACAGCGTTCTCCGCTTGGCCGGGTTGAGGCCGGCGAGCGAACAGGAAACAATCCACTCCCCTGATGAAATAAAGCTCCTGGTAGCCGAAACCGAGGCAGCAGGCTTGCTCGCGCGCGCGCAGCGCAATGTCGTCGAGCGGATCATCAACATCACCAGTCGTGAGGTGTGCGATATCATGACCCCACGGACGGATATCGATTGGACTGATGCTAACGACAGCCGGGACGAAGTCCTGCGCGCCGTGCGAGAGTGCTGCCACGAGCACGTCGTCGTGAGCCGTGGTAGCCTTGATGAGATCGTCGGCGTCATACGCAAGCAAGATCTGCTTGATCAGGCTCTCGATGGCGAACCACTCGATCCCCTCGCCGCAATTCAGCAGCCTTTGGTTCTCCCCGAATCGATTCCGGTGCTTCACGCTATCGAGAGGTTCAAGGCGCAGCCCGCTCGCGTCGGCGTGATCGTCGACGAATATGGAACGCTTCAGGGTATCGTGACGCGGACCGACCTCCTTGAGGCAATTGCGGGCGATCTGCCCGATGTCGATGAGGACCCAGCGGTGCTTGAGCAACAGGACGGCACCTTCCTCTTGGATGGCAAAGTGGCAGCGGACGAAGTTCTGATGCGCCTCAATATCGGTCGCAGGCCGGAAGGCGACTTTCACACGCTTGCAGGATTTGCAATTGCTCTACTCGGCAGAATACCCGCCGTTGGCGACCAGCTCGCTTGGGAGGGATGGCGATTCCGGATCGTTGATATGGACGGTCCGCGGATTAGCAAGGTTCTTGCATCAAGAGATTCTGATCCACCCTCGACTAGGCCATTATAG
- a CDS encoding hemolysin family protein produces MLYLDLGIVTVLIVLNGLLAMSELAIVSSRPARLAGLVEKRVKGARRALALASDPGKFLSTVQIGITLIGVLSGAFSGATLGLRLASWLIEAGLPPGIAEPVGVGIVVAFITYASLIVGELVPKQIALRDPEAVAVKVAPAMVLLAKASHPLVWLLDRSGKILLWLLGHREQAADRVSEDEIRTLVAEAENAGVLEPGEKDWIAGVMRLGDLAVGAVMTPRHEVDSINLEDSNDQIFADLLESEHSHLVVFDGNREGAIGIVSAKDLLDVYLAGKIPKVRDLVREAPIIPEALDARDVVMLLRGAPVHMGLVHDEYGVFQGVVTSADILEAIVGSFHTKDGPAEPAAVKRDDGSYLISGWMPALEAAHLLGITLPTSRPYQTFAGFLLQEFGKIPNVGDRIEDEGWQFEVADLDGRRIDKVLASRLEPA; encoded by the coding sequence GTGTTATATCTAGACCTCGGGATCGTCACGGTCCTGATTGTTCTCAATGGCCTACTCGCAATGTCGGAGTTGGCCATCGTATCGTCACGTCCGGCGCGGCTGGCCGGCCTTGTCGAGAAGCGCGTTAAGGGGGCTCGCCGCGCCCTTGCGCTGGCATCTGATCCCGGCAAATTCCTGTCGACGGTGCAGATCGGCATTACCCTGATTGGCGTGTTGTCCGGCGCTTTCTCAGGCGCGACGTTAGGGCTGCGTCTTGCATCTTGGCTGATCGAGGCCGGCCTGCCGCCCGGCATCGCAGAGCCGGTCGGGGTCGGCATTGTCGTGGCTTTCATCACCTATGCGTCACTGATTGTCGGCGAGCTCGTTCCGAAGCAGATTGCACTTCGTGATCCGGAAGCCGTGGCAGTGAAGGTGGCACCGGCAATGGTGTTGCTTGCCAAGGCGTCGCATCCGCTGGTGTGGCTGCTCGACCGATCCGGCAAGATATTGCTGTGGCTGTTGGGTCATCGAGAGCAAGCGGCCGATAGAGTCAGTGAGGATGAAATTCGAACGCTCGTCGCCGAGGCTGAGAATGCCGGAGTATTAGAACCGGGCGAAAAGGATTGGATCGCCGGGGTGATGCGGCTCGGCGATCTGGCCGTGGGGGCGGTAATGACCCCACGTCACGAAGTAGATTCTATCAACTTGGAAGATAGTAACGACCAGATTTTCGCTGACCTCTTGGAGAGCGAACACTCCCATCTCGTCGTCTTTGATGGCAATCGCGAAGGCGCGATAGGCATCGTGAGCGCAAAAGATCTGCTTGACGTCTACCTGGCGGGCAAGATCCCCAAAGTCCGAGATCTGGTTCGCGAAGCGCCCATAATACCGGAAGCGCTCGATGCTCGAGATGTGGTTATGCTCTTGCGCGGCGCACCTGTTCACATGGGACTGGTGCATGACGAATATGGCGTTTTCCAAGGTGTCGTGACCAGCGCTGACATCCTCGAAGCGATTGTCGGCTCCTTCCATACCAAAGACGGACCGGCCGAGCCTGCTGCCGTAAAGCGTGACGACGGATCGTATTTGATCTCCGGTTGGATGCCGGCACTTGAGGCCGCACATTTGCTCGGTATTACCCTTCCAACATCGCGGCCGTATCAGACGTTTGCCGGCTTTCTGCTTCAGGAGTTTGGCAAGATTCCCAACGTGGGTGATAGAATTGAAGATGAGGGATGGCAGTTTGAAGTTGCCGATCTCGACGGCAGGCGGATTGACAAGGTGTTGGCCAGCCGACTTGAACCGGCATAA
- a CDS encoding calcium-binding protein produces MARFNLNRFFDNDRFEDFFARFGGGSSDHDHLNGTTGNNTLFGGAKADTLAGMAGNDTLNGGSGDDKAWGGSGNDNLSGGTGNDLLVGGFGADRMDGGAGNDVLLSRSDAGEMVAAQDGKTQIFAAETAAFKQVNDIMTGGRGADTFRFEGMVNAKDEIVAKHVNADGTIDWVGVTGENGAVHDHWVDGFGNDTIRDFSRAQGDKIEISAHTAEVKSITYKDSNGDGKNDYSVITVISQQGNAGAHDEDLLGTITVYGDLVKQSDITVTQTVYGAYEKVGQLNGAHFQLEDNGVLPNGGTDGGHHLEATAMANMAMYG; encoded by the coding sequence ATGGCACGCTTCAATCTGAACAGATTCTTCGACAACGACCGTTTCGAAGATTTTTTCGCCAGGTTCGGCGGCGGCAGCTCCGACCATGATCATCTGAACGGGACAACGGGCAACAACACGTTGTTCGGGGGAGCCAAGGCAGACACGCTCGCCGGCATGGCCGGCAACGACACGCTCAACGGCGGCTCAGGCGATGACAAGGCGTGGGGCGGCTCCGGCAATGACAACCTTTCGGGCGGCACCGGCAATGACCTTCTCGTCGGCGGCTTCGGCGCCGACCGCATGGATGGCGGCGCCGGCAACGACGTCCTGCTCAGCCGATCGGATGCGGGCGAGATGGTCGCAGCCCAGGACGGCAAGACGCAGATCTTCGCGGCTGAAACGGCAGCATTCAAGCAGGTCAACGACATCATGACCGGCGGCCGGGGGGCCGATACCTTCCGCTTCGAAGGCATGGTGAACGCCAAGGACGAGATCGTCGCCAAGCACGTCAATGCGGACGGCACCATCGACTGGGTCGGCGTCACCGGCGAAAACGGCGCCGTTCACGATCACTGGGTCGACGGCTTCGGCAACGACACGATCCGTGATTTCAGTCGGGCCCAGGGCGACAAGATCGAAATCTCGGCGCACACCGCCGAGGTCAAGTCGATCACGTACAAGGACAGCAACGGCGACGGCAAGAACGACTACAGCGTGATCACCGTCATCAGCCAGCAGGGCAATGCCGGCGCGCATGACGAGGATCTGCTCGGCACCATCACTGTTTACGGCGACCTGGTGAAGCAAAGCGATATCACCGTGACCCAGACGGTGTATGGCGCCTACGAGAAGGTCGGCCAGCTTAACGGCGCGCACTTCCAGTTGGAGGACAACGGCGTGCTGCCGAATGGCGGCACCGACGGCGGACATCACCTTGAAGCGACGGCGATGGCCAACATGGCCATGTACGGGTAA